In Deinococcus puniceus, one genomic interval encodes:
- a CDS encoding GerMN domain-containing protein — protein sequence MKRLFSLFNVVTLLLLAAAYTAYQTVQKPPPKPDAPKLQLAQQRDVKVKVYYSDAQVQDMKAETRTVQVTQENPGALAQAALNVWAGGPSTAGNLAVVPKGTAAPRVYIRGAHYFVDLPSAYQNLKYGSSGERILLCTLTRTLLETRGEDVTFLVNGQDVDTLGHLDLREAFTRQDCADQ from the coding sequence TCCCTGTTCAATGTGGTCACGCTGCTGCTGCTGGCCGCCGCGTATACAGCCTACCAAACCGTGCAGAAGCCGCCCCCTAAGCCCGACGCGCCGAAATTGCAACTGGCCCAGCAGCGCGATGTAAAAGTCAAGGTCTACTACAGCGACGCCCAAGTCCAAGACATGAAAGCCGAAACCCGCACGGTGCAGGTGACGCAGGAAAACCCCGGCGCACTGGCGCAGGCAGCGCTGAACGTGTGGGCGGGCGGGCCAAGCACGGCGGGCAATTTGGCTGTGGTGCCCAAAGGTACGGCGGCTCCCCGCGTATACATTCGCGGCGCACACTACTTTGTAGACCTGCCCAGCGCCTACCAGAACCTGAAGTATGGGAGCAGCGGCGAGCGCATTTTGCTGTGTACCCTGACCCGCACCCTGCTGGAAACGCGGGGCGAGGACGTGACCTTTTTGGTGAACGGTCAGGACGTGGACACGCTGGGCCACCTCGATCTGCGCGAGGCTTTTACACGGCAAGACTGCGCTGACCAGTAA